A single genomic interval of Agromyces cerinus harbors:
- a CDS encoding arginine--tRNA ligase, producing the protein MTPADLSHALHALVLAIVERRRAAGDEVAFDLTANDVALERPKNREHGDWASNIAMRVAKPLGVNPRELATELATGLAGVDGVASAEVAGPGFINIRLDAAAAGALAKSIVEAGPSYGTSDTLAGSVINLEFVSANPTGPLHIGHTRWAALGDSISRVLRAAGAEVANEYYINDAGNQMENFGASVLAAAKGEPTPEGGYPGAYIGELARQVLEREPKLLDLDDAVALHTATEIAYELQLAEIRASLARFNVHFDVWTSERRLHAKGDDGLSDIDTAVERLRAQGHVFDLDDAVWVRTTDFGDDKDRVIRRGNGVYTYFAADAAYYLDKGDRGFGHKIYLLGADHHGYVHRLKALAGAAGDDPERDVEVLIGQLVSINGAKLSKRAGNIIELDDLQAWLGTDALRYTLGRYPADSPLTIDPEILQRRTNDNPVFYVQYAHARTCAVDRNAASVGLDRASFAPELLTHETESALLGALQEFPRIVAQSAELREPHRVARYIEELAGLYHRWYDNCRVLPLGEEPIGELHRTRLWLNDATGQVIRNGLELLGVSAPERM; encoded by the coding sequence GTGACTCCCGCCGATCTTTCGCACGCCCTGCACGCCCTCGTCCTCGCCATCGTCGAGCGACGTCGCGCTGCGGGCGACGAGGTCGCGTTCGACCTCACGGCGAACGACGTCGCGCTCGAGCGCCCGAAGAACCGCGAGCACGGCGATTGGGCCTCGAACATCGCGATGCGCGTCGCGAAGCCGCTCGGCGTGAACCCGCGCGAACTCGCGACCGAACTCGCGACCGGCCTCGCCGGCGTCGACGGCGTCGCGAGCGCCGAAGTGGCCGGCCCCGGCTTCATCAACATCCGACTCGACGCCGCGGCCGCCGGCGCGCTCGCCAAGTCCATCGTCGAGGCAGGGCCCTCCTACGGCACGAGCGACACCCTCGCGGGCAGCGTCATCAACCTCGAGTTCGTGTCGGCGAACCCCACCGGTCCGCTGCACATCGGCCACACCCGTTGGGCTGCGCTCGGCGACTCGATCAGCCGGGTGCTCCGTGCCGCGGGCGCCGAGGTCGCCAACGAGTACTACATCAACGACGCCGGCAACCAGATGGAGAACTTCGGTGCGTCGGTGCTCGCAGCGGCGAAGGGCGAGCCCACCCCCGAGGGCGGCTACCCGGGCGCCTACATCGGCGAGCTCGCCCGTCAGGTGCTCGAGCGCGAGCCGAAGCTCCTCGACCTCGACGACGCCGTGGCCCTGCACACCGCGACCGAGATCGCCTACGAGCTGCAGCTCGCCGAGATCCGCGCCTCGCTCGCCCGGTTCAACGTGCACTTCGACGTGTGGACGAGCGAACGCCGCCTGCACGCGAAGGGCGACGACGGCCTCTCCGACATCGACACGGCCGTCGAGCGGCTGCGGGCCCAGGGCCACGTCTTCGACCTCGACGACGCCGTGTGGGTGCGCACGACCGACTTCGGCGACGACAAGGACCGGGTCATCCGTCGCGGCAACGGCGTCTACACCTACTTCGCAGCCGACGCCGCGTACTACCTCGACAAGGGCGACCGCGGGTTCGGCCACAAGATCTACCTGCTCGGCGCCGACCACCACGGTTACGTGCACCGTCTGAAGGCCCTCGCCGGCGCCGCAGGCGACGACCCCGAGCGCGACGTCGAGGTGCTCATCGGCCAGCTCGTGTCGATCAACGGCGCGAAGCTCTCCAAGCGCGCCGGCAACATCATCGAGCTCGACGACCTGCAGGCCTGGCTCGGCACCGACGCGCTGCGCTACACGCTCGGCCGGTACCCCGCGGATTCGCCGCTCACGATCGACCCCGAGATCCTGCAGCGCCGCACGAACGACAACCCCGTCTTCTACGTGCAGTACGCCCACGCCCGCACGTGCGCGGTCGACCGCAACGCGGCATCCGTCGGCCTCGACCGCGCGTCGTTCGCGCCCGAGCTCCTGACCCACGAAACCGAGTCGGCGCTCCTCGGCGCGCTGCAGGAGTTCCCGCGAATCGTCGCCCAGTCGGCCGAGCTGCGCGAACCGCATCGCGTTGCGCGCTACATCGAGGAGCTCGCCGGGCTCTACCATCGCTGGTACGACAACTGCCGGGTGCTCCCGCTCGGCGAGGAGCCGATCGGCGAGCTGCACCGCACGAGGCTCTGGCTGAACGACGCGACGGGGCAGGTCATCCGCAACGGTCTCGAGCTGCTCGGCGTGTCGGCACCCGAACGCATGTGA
- a CDS encoding iron ABC transporter ATP-binding protein: MLRSSRLSRTRPAAIALVVAASAMLLGGCTGEAPDPDTTTAPPQASETPIETTPAEPTETAEPPVPFAIDCDALLTPDQVYAFNPNFGSAPDFTPTGDRLAAVVDEEGTVCGWLNQTSGEVIEIGVATPPEAALLAHQSDAAVNSTPVPTYGTPPELEGYFTQADGSGEAQIFSGPYWIVIRSAALFEPGDAGKLVADVLANLPAA, encoded by the coding sequence ATGCTGCGCTCGTCCCGTCTGTCCCGCACCCGTCCCGCCGCCATCGCACTCGTGGTCGCGGCATCCGCGATGCTGCTGGGCGGATGCACCGGCGAAGCGCCCGACCCCGACACGACGACCGCCCCGCCGCAGGCCAGCGAGACGCCGATCGAGACGACGCCGGCCGAGCCGACCGAGACCGCAGAGCCTCCGGTGCCGTTCGCGATCGACTGCGACGCGCTGCTGACGCCCGATCAGGTCTACGCGTTCAACCCGAACTTCGGCAGCGCTCCCGACTTCACCCCCACGGGCGATCGCCTCGCCGCCGTGGTCGACGAGGAGGGAACCGTGTGCGGCTGGCTGAACCAGACGAGCGGCGAGGTCATCGAGATCGGCGTCGCCACTCCCCCCGAGGCCGCGCTGCTCGCCCACCAGAGCGATGCCGCCGTGAACTCCACTCCCGTGCCCACCTACGGGACCCCGCCCGAGCTCGAGGGCTACTTCACCCAGGCCGACGGCAGCGGAGAGGCGCAGATCTTCAGCGGCCCGTACTGGATCGTGATCCGTTCCGCGGCGCTCTTCGAACCCGGCGACGCCGGCAAGCTCGTCGCCGACGTGCTCGCCAACCTTCCCGCCGCCTGA
- a CDS encoding ROK family transcriptional regulator, which produces MRSAQGTPSWLGAVNDRVGLSALLDHGPLTRNRICELVGVSKPTASMMMNRLIAAGVIEERGQVAGNPGRSATLYAARTDRPLGVAIVIEADELRASVVDAAGGERPIVRTPLSRDPADRDAVREVAAAIRDASAAAGTDPSVVHTVCIGTAGYVDPGEEGTLFSETLPGWPVRGLRRTLEAELGVAVFVENDVNLAAIAERQSGAGEGRDVFALLWLGNGVGASFDVAGDLHRGSFGGAGEIGFLPLSAAAQALDEHAVTSQDLAGAVAVRRIAAAHGLDGTDHRSALDAIAASPERAAIIEEIGERVAHVSLPLLATLDPGRLVLAGPTAIVGGQPLAEAVERGIRSISRWYPEVVATRIDHDPVLHGARAFLTAKVRDDLLGTVARLSLS; this is translated from the coding sequence ATGAGATCAGCACAGGGAACGCCCTCGTGGCTCGGGGCGGTCAACGACCGTGTCGGGCTCTCGGCGCTGCTCGACCACGGACCGCTCACACGCAACCGCATCTGCGAACTCGTCGGAGTGTCCAAGCCCACCGCCTCGATGATGATGAACCGGCTGATCGCCGCGGGCGTGATCGAGGAGCGCGGCCAGGTGGCCGGCAACCCGGGCCGCAGTGCGACGCTCTACGCCGCCCGCACCGATCGTCCCCTCGGCGTCGCGATCGTGATCGAGGCCGACGAACTCCGCGCATCGGTCGTCGACGCGGCCGGCGGCGAGCGGCCGATCGTGCGCACCCCGCTCTCCCGCGACCCCGCCGACCGTGACGCCGTGCGCGAGGTCGCTGCGGCGATCCGCGACGCGAGCGCCGCCGCGGGCACCGATCCCTCGGTGGTGCACACCGTCTGCATCGGCACGGCCGGCTACGTCGACCCGGGTGAGGAGGGCACGCTCTTCAGCGAGACCCTCCCCGGGTGGCCGGTCCGCGGCCTGCGACGCACCCTCGAGGCCGAGCTCGGCGTCGCCGTCTTCGTCGAGAACGACGTGAACCTCGCTGCGATCGCCGAACGCCAGTCGGGCGCGGGCGAGGGCCGCGACGTGTTCGCACTGCTCTGGCTCGGCAACGGCGTCGGCGCATCGTTCGACGTGGCCGGCGACCTGCATCGCGGCAGCTTCGGCGGCGCCGGCGAGATCGGCTTCCTCCCGCTGTCGGCCGCCGCCCAGGCGCTCGACGAGCACGCCGTCACGAGTCAGGACCTCGCCGGCGCCGTGGCCGTGCGCCGCATCGCGGCCGCCCACGGACTCGACGGCACCGATCACCGCTCGGCGCTCGACGCGATCGCCGCGAGCCCCGAGCGCGCGGCGATCATCGAGGAGATCGGAGAGCGCGTCGCGCACGTCTCGCTGCCGCTCCTCGCGACGCTCGACCCCGGCCGGCTCGTGCTCGCCGGCCCCACGGCGATCGTCGGCGGCCAGCCCCTCGCCGAAGCGGTGGAACGCGGCATCCGCAGCATCAGCCGGTGGTACCCCGAGGTCGTCGCGACGCGCATCGACCACGACCCCGTGCTGCACGGCGCACGCGCGTTCCTCACCGCGAAGGTACGCGACGACCTGCTCGGCACGGTCGCCCGCCTCAGCCTCTCCTGA
- a CDS encoding TPM domain-containing protein, whose product MRAVRKWSAALAIVAGAVIGTGATGLAWAEDPVSFTSSPVVDTAGVLGGETDDVVAALDDAADRSGRQLFVAYVDEFTNPASAAEWADETAIANNMGSEDYLLAVAVDGRAYYLSAASDASISPEELDRISLEVIEPNLRTEDWAGAAIAGANAIADGSAGGGAGGGSGWGFVWFIVIAAIVVVIIAIVLARRKRKRAASGADGAGQVPLPSIEELRRQAGSALVQIDDAVKTSEEELGFAVASYGEAATESFRTALDAAKAKVAEAFTLQQQLDDATPDADDERREWYGGIIRLTGEADTLLDEQAEQFDELRALERDAPTQLARVQEEATAAEATIAPAEQRLAALGTQYAASATAPVADNLTQARSRIGFTREALAAASTDVAAGDAAQAAVGIRAAEESVDQTTLLTAAVERLAADLAAADTAVAAGVDELDRDVATARGLQHAEAAAVADRVAAESAALRAAISAPGRDPIALQARLEQVDAEIDAVIQSVRDAAEQAARVQAQLSRSLTTARSQVQAAEDYLVARRGAIGAESRTRLAEAGRLLVEAQGAATTDPTAALASAQRAERLAAEAMSLAQRDVGGFGGMGGYGGSTGGSSSGGGDVFGAVLGGILINSVLGGGGGGGYGGGRSSGGFGGGRSSGRSAGSFGGSATRSRRGSGGRF is encoded by the coding sequence ATGCGCGCAGTACGCAAGTGGTCCGCGGCTCTCGCGATCGTCGCAGGGGCGGTGATCGGGACCGGCGCGACCGGGCTCGCATGGGCTGAAGACCCCGTCTCATTCACGTCCTCCCCCGTCGTCGACACGGCCGGCGTGCTCGGCGGCGAGACCGACGACGTCGTCGCCGCGCTCGATGACGCTGCCGACCGCAGTGGGCGCCAGCTCTTCGTCGCCTACGTCGACGAGTTCACGAATCCCGCTTCGGCGGCCGAGTGGGCCGACGAGACGGCGATCGCCAACAACATGGGCAGTGAGGACTACCTGCTCGCCGTGGCCGTCGACGGCCGCGCCTACTACCTCTCCGCAGCGAGTGACGCGTCGATCTCCCCTGAGGAGCTCGACCGCATCAGCCTCGAGGTCATCGAGCCGAACCTCCGCACCGAGGACTGGGCCGGCGCGGCGATCGCGGGCGCGAATGCGATCGCCGACGGATCGGCCGGCGGCGGCGCGGGCGGTGGCAGCGGCTGGGGCTTCGTCTGGTTCATCGTGATCGCCGCGATCGTCGTCGTGATCATCGCGATCGTGCTCGCACGACGCAAGAGGAAGCGCGCAGCGAGCGGTGCCGATGGTGCCGGCCAGGTGCCGCTCCCCTCGATCGAGGAGCTGCGTCGTCAGGCGGGCAGCGCCCTCGTGCAGATCGACGACGCGGTGAAGACGAGCGAGGAGGAGCTCGGCTTCGCCGTCGCCTCCTACGGCGAGGCCGCAACCGAGTCGTTCCGCACCGCCCTCGACGCCGCGAAGGCGAAGGTCGCCGAGGCGTTCACCCTGCAGCAGCAGCTCGACGACGCCACGCCCGACGCCGATGACGAGCGCCGCGAGTGGTACGGCGGCATCATCCGGCTCACGGGCGAGGCCGATACCCTCCTCGACGAGCAGGCCGAGCAGTTCGACGAGCTGCGGGCGCTCGAACGCGACGCCCCAACCCAGCTCGCGCGGGTGCAGGAGGAGGCGACCGCGGCCGAGGCGACCATCGCGCCGGCAGAGCAGCGCCTCGCCGCACTCGGCACGCAGTACGCGGCATCCGCCACCGCGCCCGTCGCCGACAACCTGACGCAGGCGCGATCGCGCATCGGCTTCACCCGCGAGGCGCTGGCGGCAGCGAGCACGGATGTCGCGGCGGGCGACGCCGCCCAGGCCGCGGTCGGCATCCGCGCCGCCGAGGAGTCCGTCGACCAGACGACCCTGCTGACGGCCGCCGTCGAGCGGCTCGCCGCCGATCTCGCAGCAGCGGACACCGCCGTCGCCGCCGGCGTCGACGAGCTCGACCGCGATGTCGCGACCGCACGCGGCCTGCAGCACGCCGAAGCTGCGGCGGTCGCCGATCGGGTGGCCGCGGAGTCGGCCGCCCTGAGAGCGGCGATCAGCGCGCCCGGCCGCGACCCGATCGCGCTGCAGGCGAGGCTCGAACAGGTCGATGCCGAGATCGATGCCGTGATCCAGAGCGTGCGGGATGCCGCCGAGCAGGCCGCCCGCGTGCAGGCCCAGCTCTCCCGATCGCTCACGACCGCGCGATCGCAGGTGCAGGCCGCCGAGGACTACCTCGTCGCGCGTCGCGGAGCGATCGGCGCCGAGTCTCGCACGCGCCTGGCCGAGGCTGGGCGCCTGCTCGTGGAGGCCCAGGGCGCCGCCACGACCGACCCCACTGCCGCGCTCGCCTCCGCACAGCGGGCCGAACGCCTCGCAGCCGAGGCGATGTCGCTCGCGCAGCGCGACGTCGGGGGCTTCGGCGGCATGGGCGGCTACGGCGGCAGCACCGGAGGCTCTTCGAGCGGCGGAGGCGACGTCTTCGGCGCCGTGCTCGGGGGCATCCTCATCAACTCGGTCCTCGGCGGCGGGGGCGGTGGCGGCTACGGCGGCGGTCGTTCCTCGGGAGGATTCGGCGGCGGGCGCAGCAGCGGCCGCTCCGCCGGCAGCTTCGGCGGCTCGGCGACGCGCTCCCGGCGCGGGAGCGGGGGCCGATTCTGA
- a CDS encoding PspA/IM30 family protein — translation MAKQSIFGRISQLLRANINGLIDQAEDPQLMLDQMVRDFTNSIADAEAAIAETIGNLRLLEDDHREDVEAAREWGEKAVAASRKGDELRAAGDASGADKFDNLAKVALSRQISSENEAKSAEPQIAAQTEVVDKLKSGLNGMKEKLVQLQNKRSELVARAKTAEAQKQVHDAVKSIDILDPTSDIGRFEDKIRREEAVVRGQAELAASSLDAQFNELDDLGELTEVDARLAALKAGGSGQGAIGG, via the coding sequence ATGGCAAAGCAGTCCATCTTCGGACGGATCTCGCAGCTCCTGCGAGCCAACATCAACGGCCTCATCGACCAGGCGGAAGACCCGCAGCTGATGCTCGACCAGATGGTGCGCGACTTCACGAACTCCATCGCCGACGCCGAGGCCGCCATCGCCGAGACGATCGGCAACCTGCGCCTCCTCGAAGACGACCACCGCGAAGACGTCGAAGCAGCACGCGAGTGGGGCGAGAAGGCCGTCGCAGCCAGCCGCAAGGGCGACGAGCTCCGTGCCGCGGGCGACGCATCGGGCGCCGACAAGTTCGACAACCTCGCGAAGGTGGCTCTCAGCCGCCAGATCTCCTCCGAGAACGAGGCCAAGTCGGCCGAGCCGCAGATCGCCGCGCAGACCGAGGTCGTCGACAAGCTGAAGTCGGGCCTGAACGGCATGAAGGAGAAGCTCGTCCAGCTGCAGAACAAGCGCTCCGAGCTCGTCGCCCGTGCGAAGACCGCCGAGGCGCAGAAGCAGGTGCACGACGCCGTCAAGTCGATCGACATCCTCGACCCGACGAGCGACATCGGCCGCTTCGAAGACAAGATCCGCCGAGAGGAGGCGGTCGTGCGCGGCCAGGCCGAGCTCGCCGCGTCGAGCCTCGACGCGCAGTTCAACGAGCTCGATGACCTCGGCGAGCTCACCGAGGTCGACGCCCGACTCGCCGCGCTGAAGGCGGGCGGTTCCGGCCAGGGCGCCATCGGCGGCTGA
- a CDS encoding arginase family protein, whose amino-acid sequence MPATFVVVPLWQGSVSSRAMSHADGAEAIRGDLPSSSTVVVEVPIEAGESLGTGVQRYSTILRVHERTSAVLSHVPGWAITIGGDCSASLASVAHASARAAGDLAVLWLDAHPDLNTPETSPSGGFGGMTLRAITGEGAEGLALDPETRVAPERLVLGGIRAIDDEESRFIEAHDVATLTVEDLSDPSLVIAALEATGASQVFIHIDLDVLDPATLAGLSYPMPFGIGVAELVALVRAVATRFPLAGAAIAGFAPSSPQSADDDLPTILRLIGALTSGGATPR is encoded by the coding sequence ATGCCCGCAACGTTCGTGGTGGTCCCGCTCTGGCAGGGATCCGTCTCATCTCGCGCCATGAGCCACGCCGACGGCGCCGAAGCCATCCGCGGCGACCTCCCGAGCTCCTCGACCGTCGTGGTCGAGGTGCCGATCGAGGCGGGCGAGTCGCTCGGCACCGGCGTGCAGCGGTACAGCACGATCCTGCGCGTGCACGAGCGCACGTCCGCAGTACTCTCGCATGTGCCCGGCTGGGCGATCACGATCGGTGGCGACTGCAGCGCCTCACTCGCCTCGGTCGCTCATGCCTCGGCGCGCGCGGCCGGTGACCTCGCGGTGCTGTGGCTCGACGCGCATCCCGACCTGAACACCCCCGAGACCTCGCCGTCGGGCGGGTTCGGCGGCATGACGTTGCGCGCGATCACGGGCGAAGGAGCTGAGGGGCTCGCCCTCGACCCCGAGACCCGCGTCGCGCCCGAACGACTCGTGCTCGGCGGCATCCGCGCCATCGACGACGAGGAGAGCCGATTCATCGAGGCGCACGACGTGGCGACGCTCACCGTCGAAGACCTCTCGGACCCGTCGCTCGTGATCGCCGCCCTCGAGGCGACGGGCGCGTCGCAGGTCTTCATCCACATCGACCTCGACGTGCTCGACCCCGCGACGCTCGCCGGCCTCTCGTATCCCATGCCGTTCGGCATCGGCGTCGCCGAGCTCGTCGCGCTCGTGCGCGCCGTCGCCACCCGCTTCCCGCTCGCCGGCGCCGCGATCGCCGGCTTCGCGCCGTCGTCGCCGCAGTCGGCCGACGACGACCTTCCGACCATCCTGCGCCTCATCGGCGCGCTCACCTCCGGCGGCGCCACGCCCCGCTGA
- a CDS encoding dihydrolipoyl dehydrogenase family protein, with amino-acid sequence MEREVDVIVIGGGPVGENAADRARAAGLEVVLVERELVGGECSYWACIPSKTLLRSAAALRAARRVDGAKQAVTGRLDVQAVLARRDYWVSDWSDQGGADWLESIGVGLERGHGRLDGVRRVVVERADGEAVAYRARHAVIVATGSDPVMPPIDGLAEAAPWTSREATSVTEPPARLVVVGGGVTGVEMATAFAGFGTEVTVLARSGLLGTMEPFAGEAVAKGLRELGASVRLDAAIERVERTESGEVVVTLDGGETITADEVLVATGRRPRSERLGLETVGLEPGDWVAVDDTMLATGASGNDAAPWLYAAGDLNHRALLTHQGKYQARAVGDLVAARALGRPDQTAPWGAHVATADHTAVPQVVFAEPEAVSVGLTAAEAERDGREVRIADVSFSSVSGAGILADGYEGQARLVVDAERNTVVGATFVGQDVAELLQSATIAIVGEVPIDRLWHAVPAFPTMSEVWLRLLEALGRPGAADASAPGVADRADDSGARTDGAEAAA; translated from the coding sequence ATGGAACGCGAAGTCGACGTCATCGTCATCGGCGGTGGTCCGGTCGGAGAGAACGCCGCCGATCGGGCGCGCGCCGCCGGACTGGAGGTCGTGCTGGTCGAACGCGAGCTCGTGGGCGGTGAGTGCTCGTACTGGGCGTGCATCCCCTCGAAGACGCTGCTGCGGAGCGCGGCCGCACTCCGCGCCGCCCGACGCGTCGACGGGGCGAAGCAGGCGGTCACCGGCCGACTCGACGTGCAGGCGGTGCTCGCCCGGCGCGACTACTGGGTCTCCGATTGGAGCGACCAGGGCGGCGCCGACTGGCTCGAGAGCATCGGCGTCGGCCTCGAACGCGGGCACGGCCGCCTCGACGGCGTGCGACGCGTGGTCGTCGAACGCGCCGACGGCGAAGCGGTCGCGTACCGGGCTCGACATGCGGTGATCGTCGCGACCGGGTCCGATCCCGTCATGCCGCCGATCGACGGCCTCGCCGAGGCCGCGCCATGGACGAGCCGCGAGGCCACGAGCGTCACCGAACCGCCGGCGAGGCTCGTGGTCGTCGGCGGAGGGGTCACCGGGGTCGAGATGGCGACCGCGTTCGCCGGATTCGGCACGGAGGTCACGGTGCTCGCCCGCAGCGGCCTGCTCGGCACCATGGAGCCGTTCGCCGGCGAAGCCGTGGCGAAGGGGCTCCGGGAGCTCGGGGCATCCGTTCGCCTCGATGCGGCCATCGAGCGGGTCGAGCGCACCGAGTCGGGCGAGGTCGTCGTGACCCTCGACGGCGGCGAGACGATCACCGCCGACGAGGTGCTCGTCGCCACCGGGCGCCGGCCGCGCTCCGAACGGCTCGGGCTCGAGACGGTCGGCCTCGAACCCGGCGACTGGGTCGCGGTCGACGACACGATGCTCGCGACGGGCGCCTCCGGCAACGACGCGGCGCCCTGGCTCTACGCGGCGGGCGACCTCAACCACCGCGCGCTGCTCACGCACCAGGGCAAGTACCAGGCGCGCGCCGTGGGCGACCTCGTCGCCGCTCGCGCCCTCGGCAGGCCCGACCAGACGGCGCCGTGGGGTGCGCACGTCGCGACGGCCGATCACACGGCCGTGCCGCAGGTCGTGTTCGCCGAGCCCGAGGCCGTCTCGGTCGGCCTCACCGCCGCCGAGGCCGAGCGCGATGGGCGCGAGGTGCGCATCGCCGACGTGTCGTTCTCCTCGGTGAGCGGTGCCGGCATCCTCGCCGACGGTTACGAGGGGCAGGCACGGCTCGTCGTCGACGCCGAGCGCAACACGGTCGTGGGAGCGACCTTCGTCGGCCAGGACGTCGCCGAGCTCCTGCAATCGGCGACCATCGCGATCGTCGGCGAGGTGCCGATCGACCGGCTCTGGCACGCCGTGCCGGCGTTCCCGACCATGAGCGAGGTCTGGTTGCGGCTGCTCGAGGCGCTCGGCAGGCCGGGGGCGGCGGATGCCTCGGCGCCCGGCGTTGCCGACCGAGCCGACGACTCCGGCGCACGCACCGACGGCGCCGAGGCCGCAGCATGA
- a CDS encoding Fe-S oxidoreductase: protein MSDDVTGDRPERPRDRTLRIRLTGSPISRLGYWWATAVGFTWGFIWSTGRVERRHGLFVFTGMPKWTFGRGGSCVGGCYLTNRNIGERVLGHEAVHKEQWLKYGMLFPLLYLFAGRDPLKNRFEIEAGLEAGGYLPTPRRGRASSTP, encoded by the coding sequence ATGAGCGACGACGTGACCGGCGACCGGCCCGAGCGACCGCGCGACCGAACGCTCCGCATCCGCCTGACCGGCTCCCCCATCAGCCGCCTCGGCTACTGGTGGGCGACCGCCGTCGGCTTCACCTGGGGCTTCATCTGGAGCACCGGCAGGGTCGAACGCCGACACGGCCTCTTCGTCTTCACGGGCATGCCGAAATGGACCTTCGGCAGGGGCGGCTCGTGCGTCGGCGGCTGCTACCTCACGAACCGCAACATCGGCGAGCGCGTGCTCGGCCACGAGGCGGTGCACAAGGAGCAGTGGCTGAAGTACGGCATGCTCTTCCCGCTGCTCTACCTCTTCGCCGGGCGCGACCCGCTGAAGAACCGCTTCGAGATCGAGGCGGGACTCGAGGCGGGCGGCTACCTGCCTACCCCTCGGCGCGGCCGAGCTTCCAGTACCCCATGA
- a CDS encoding siderophore-interacting protein: protein MAKPGYRVFDTSVAEIRRMSPHFVRVTFRSDDLREFGWDGPDQRIKVVLPLAASGFDDVPFEGDWYASWRALPDDRRNPIRTYTIRSSRPALGELDVDFVAHGDSGPASRWIAAAAIGDRMLIIGPDATSDEESGGWEWKPGAARTLLIAGDETAVPAVGAILEQLPADARGAVFLEVPEAGDALELRAPAGVAVHWLSRGDAASAQAGQTQYGARLVDEVTAWADAWVAADPAAAAVPAAAPAAARELPALDDDEILWEVPAATDDGGLYAWLAGEASAITTLRRHLVKGIGVDRRRVAFMGYWKLGRAEG from the coding sequence ATGGCCAAGCCCGGATACCGAGTGTTCGACACGAGTGTCGCCGAGATCCGGCGGATGTCGCCGCACTTCGTGCGCGTGACCTTCCGCTCCGACGACCTGCGGGAGTTCGGCTGGGACGGCCCCGACCAGCGCATCAAGGTCGTGCTCCCGCTCGCTGCGAGCGGGTTCGACGACGTCCCGTTCGAGGGGGACTGGTACGCCTCGTGGCGCGCGCTGCCCGACGACCGTCGCAACCCGATCCGCACCTACACGATCCGCTCGTCGCGCCCCGCGCTCGGGGAGCTCGACGTCGACTTCGTCGCCCACGGCGACAGCGGGCCGGCGTCGCGCTGGATCGCGGCGGCGGCAATCGGCGACCGCATGCTGATCATCGGCCCCGATGCGACGAGCGACGAGGAGTCGGGCGGGTGGGAGTGGAAGCCCGGCGCGGCGCGCACGCTACTCATCGCGGGTGACGAGACGGCGGTGCCCGCGGTCGGTGCGATCCTCGAGCAGCTGCCTGCGGATGCGCGGGGAGCGGTGTTCCTCGAGGTGCCCGAGGCGGGCGATGCGCTCGAGCTGCGCGCGCCCGCGGGGGTCGCCGTGCACTGGCTGTCGCGCGGCGACGCGGCGAGCGCGCAGGCGGGGCAGACCCAGTACGGCGCCCGACTCGTCGACGAGGTCACCGCTTGGGCCGACGCCTGGGTCGCGGCGGATCCCGCGGCCGCAGCGGTTCCGGCCGCCGCCCCCGCTGCGGCGCGCGAGCTGCCGGCGCTCGACGACGACGAGATCCTCTGGGAGGTGCCCGCCGCCACCGACGACGGCGGGCTCTACGCCTGGCTCGCCGGCGAGGCCTCGGCGATCACGACCCTGCGTCGCCACCTCGTGAAGGGCATCGGCGTCGATCGGCGCCGGGTCGCGTTCATGGGGTACTGGAAGCTCGGCCGCGCCGAGGGGTAG